From a single Lolium rigidum isolate FL_2022 chromosome 7, APGP_CSIRO_Lrig_0.1, whole genome shotgun sequence genomic region:
- the LOC124678725 gene encoding histone H2A.Z-specific chaperone CHZ1-like, with amino-acid sequence MATADGQPQPIATEPSPSPAKRKPDADSDLSPIDPAPKAARPDADEEAAAAEAKSRSADKGKGKMVVEEEEEEEGDESSDDDEDVDGEDGDDSDGFCEDPLAEVDLDNILPSRTRRRAPPQPGAYLVPPEEAAEDDEDDEDADVDMAPGDESGDGEESD; translated from the coding sequence ATGGCGACCGCCGACGGCCAGCCCCAGCCCATCGCCACCGAGCCCTCCCCATCCCCGGCCAAGCGCAAGCCGGACGCCGACTCCGACCTCTCTCCCATCGACCCGGCCCCCAAGGCCGCCCGCCCcgacgccgacgaggaggccgccgccgccgaggccaaATCTCGGTCCGCGGACAAGGGGAAGGGCAAGATGgtggtcgaggaggaggaggaggaagaaggcgacGAGTcaagcgacgacgacgaggacgtcgACGGGGAGGACGGCGACGACAGCGACGGCTTCTGCGAGGATCCCCTAGCCGAGGTCGACCTCGACAACATCCTGCCCTCGCGgacccgccgccgcgcgccgccgcagcctggGGCGTACCTGGtgccgccggaggaggcggcggaggacgacgaggacgacgaggacgccgACGTCGACATGGCTCCCGGGGACGAGAGCGGGGATGGGGAGGAGAGCGACTAG
- the LOC124669885 gene encoding probable phosphoribosylformylglycinamidine synthase, chloroplastic/mitochondrial, protein MASPGQMTGSSMLRLQCFPTNMGKQTPGFISARNPWLRRSRMVRHCLDQRHLCRLPEQRVTFPNNRTRHAPSASVYKGVTAPLVEESVDDVESRARIIHFYRQPFLQDNETDELLRKVQAKVSCDIIGIKTEQCFNVELEKGLASDKLATLQWLLAETYEPDNLQANSFLEEEISSTPYSVLVEVGPRMTFSTAFSTNAVSICKALSLVEVTRLERSRRYLLCLQPGSGALDESQLSSFAALVHDRMTECVYPSKLTSFWSDVVPEPVRVIPVIERGSEALEEINMKMGLAFDEQDIKYYTHLFRDDIKRNPTTVELFDIAQSNSEHSRHWFFNGKLVIDGETMASTLFQLVKSPLKANPNNSVIGFKDNSSAIKGHPVNHLRPALPGCTSPLSLMMRELDILFTAETHNFPCAVAPYPGAETGAGGRIRDTHATGRGSFVVASTAGYCVGNLRMEESYAPWEDSSFSYPSNLASPLQILIDASDGASDYGNKFGEPLIQGFTRNFGTRLPNGERREWLKPIMFSGAIGQIDHAHISKGDPEVGMLVVKIGGPAYRIGMGGGAASSMVSGQNDAELDFNAVQRGDAEMSQKLYRVIRACVEMGENNPIISIHDQGAGGNCNVVKEIIYPKGAEIDIRSVVVGDHTLSVLEIWGAEYQEQDALLVKPESRSLLESLCERERVSMAVLGEIDGSGKIVLIDSAAVEHAKLNGLPPPIPVVDLELEKVLGDMPQKTFEFKRVPRLGEPLDIAPEVTLMDILKRVLKLPSVCSKRFLTTKVDRCVTGLVAQQQTVGPLQLPLADVAVIAQTYTDLTGGACAIGEQPMKGLLNPKAMARLAVGEALTNLVWAKVTSLSDVKASGNWMYAAKLDGEGADMYDAAVALADCMIELGIAIDGGKDSLSMAAQCDGEVVKAPGNLVISAYVTCPDITLTVTPDLKLGNDGVLLHIDLAKGKRRLGCSALTQAFDQIGNDCPDIEDVPYLKKVFESVQELLGERLISAGHDISDGGLIVTILEMAFAGNCGVNLKIDLKDSDLLQALFAEELGLVIEVHSNDLAAVKQKLQTAGVSVNIIGEVNTTAEIELVVDGEVRLKESTSDLRDLWEETSFELEELQRLKSCVKLEKEGLKSRTSPSWNLSFTPKFTDKKQLTASSKPKVAIIREEGSNSDREMAAAFHAAGFEPWDISMSDLLNQKASLTEFRGIAFVGGFSYADVLDSAKGWAASIRFNQPLIQQFQEFYNRPDTFSLGVCNGCQLMALLGWVPGPDIGGSLGTGGDMSQPRFIHNESGRFECRFTSVAIGDSPAIMFRGMEGSSLGIWAAHGEGRALFPDENILAGIVNSNLAPLRYCDDANNATEVYPFNPNGSPLGIAALCSPNGRHLAMMPHPERTFMMWQYPWYPKEWQVDKGGPSPWLRMFQNAREWCS, encoded by the exons ATGGCATCTCCTGGTCAAATGACAGGAAGCAGTATGCTGCGCCTTCAGTGTTTTCCTACTAACATG GGAAAACAAACACCTGGTTTCATCTCTGCAAGAAATCCCTGGTTGAGAAGGTCACGGATGGTTCGGCACTGCTTGGACCAACGCCATCTTTGCAGGTTACCTGAACAAAGAGTTACTTTTCCAAATAACCGAACAAGGCATGCTCCCAGTGCTTCAGTATACAAGGGTGTTACTGCTCCATTGGTAGAGGAATCCGTCGATGATGTGGAATCAAGGGCAAGGATTATTCACTTTTACCGTCAGCCATTTCTTCAAGACAATGAGACTGATGAGTTACTCAGGAAAGTTCAGGCAAAAGTTTCTTGTGACATTATTGGCATCAAGACTGAGCAATGTTTTAATGTGGAATTGGAGAAGGGACTAGCTTCTGATAAGCTTGCAACACTTCAGTGGCTCCTTGCGGAAACTTATGAACCTGATAACTTACAAGCAAACAGCTTTCTTGAGGAGGAAATCTCTAGCACCCCTTATTCTGTCCTTGTTGAGGTTGGGCCACGGATGACATTTTCAACTGCTTTCTCGACCAATGCTGTCTCAATTTGTAAAGCTCTGTCATTAGTGGAAGTAACTCGCTTGGAGAGATCTCGAAGATATCTTTTGTGCCTTCAGCCTGGCAGCGGAGCACTTGATGAAAGCCAACTCAGCAGCTTTGCTGCTTTGGTTCATGACCGAATGACAGAGTGTGTTTATCCTAGCAAGCTCACATCATTTTGGTCAGATGTTGTTCCAGAACCTGTCAGGGTCATACCAGTCATTGAAAGGGGAAGTGAAGCATTGGAAGAAATAAATATGAAAATGGGGCTTgcttttgatgaacaagatatcaaATACTACACCCACCTATTCAGAGATGACATCAAGCGTAATCCTACTACTGTGGAACTTTTTGATATAGCACAATCCAATAGTGAGCACAGTaggcattggttttttaatggaaAACTTGTGATAGATGGAGAGACTATGGCTAGTACTTTGTTTCAGCTGGTGAAGAGTCCCTTGAAGGCCAACCCTAATAACTCTGTCATTGGTTTCAAGGATAACTCAAGTGCAATAAAAGGACACCCAGTAAATCATCTACGTCCAGCACTACCAGGCTGCACTTCACCGTTATCCCTTATGATGCGTGAACTTGACATTTTGTTCACAGCAGAAACCCATAATTTTCCATGTGCTGTGGCACCTTACCCAGGAGCTGAAACAGGTGCAGGCGGTCGCATAAGAGACACACATGCTACTGGAAGAGGTTCTTTTGTTGTTGCTTCCACTGCTGGTTATTGTGTTGGAAATCTTCGAATGGAAGAATCATATGCACCTTGGGAGGATTCATCCTTTTCATACCCATCAAACTTAGCTTCTCCGTTGCAGATCCTTATTGATGCTAGTGATGGTGCTTCTGACTATGGTAACAAGTTTGGTGAGCCTCTGATTCAGGGATTTACAAGGAACTTTGGTACGAGGTTGCCAAATGGAGAGCGTCGCGAGTGGTTGAAGCCAATTATGTTCAGTGGAGCAATAGGCCAGATTGATCATGCACATATATCGAAGGGGGATCCAGAAGTTGGCATGCTAGTTGTGAAGATTGGTGGTCCAGCATATAGAATTGGTATGGGTGGTGGTGCTGCCTCAAGTATGGTTAGCGGACAAAATGATGCAGAGCTTGATTTCAATGCAGTGCAGCGCGGAGATGCCGAGATGTCACAGAAACTGTATCGTGTGATCAGGGCATGCGTAGAAATGGGAGAGAATAACCCAATTATCAGCATTCATGACCAGGGAGCTggtggaaattgcaatgttgtgAAAGAAATAATCTATCCGAAGGGTGCTGAAATTGATATCCGTTCAGTTGTCGTTGGTGATCATACATTGTCTGTCTTGGAGATCTGGGGTGCTGAATACCAGGAACAGGATGCATTACTGGTGAAGCCTGAGAGCAGAAGCCTGTTGGAGTCACTTTGTGAGAGAGAAAGAGTTTCAATGGCTGTCCTTGGGGAAATTGATGGCAGTGGAAAGATTGTTTTGATCGATAGTGCTGCTGTGGAGCATGCCAAGTTAAACGGCCTTCCTCCTCCGATCCCTGTTGTTGACCTTGAGCTTGAAAAGGTTTTAGGAGATATGCCTCAGAAAACCTTTGAATTTAAGCGAGTTCCTCGATTGGGTGAGCCCTTAGATATTGCACCTGAAGTCACACTAATGGATATTCTTAAGCGAGTATTGAAGCTGCCTTCTGTATGTTCAAAGCGTTTCTTGACCACAAAGGTTGACAGGTGTGTGACAGGTCTTGTTGCACAACAGCAGACAGTTGGTCCTCTTCAACTTCCACTTGCTGATGTCGCGGTGATtgcacaaacatacacagatctgACAGGTGGTGCCTGCGCTATTGGAGAACAACCAATGAAGGGTTTGCTTAATCCCAAGGCCATGGCAAGGCTTGCTGTAGGGGAGGCCTTGACCAATCTTGTTTGGGCTAAAGTTACATCGCTTTCTGATGTCAAAGCAAGTGGTAACTGGATGTATGCTGCAAAGCTTGACGGAGAAGGAGCAGACATGTATGATGCCGCTGTTGCATTAGCTGACTGCATGATTGAACTTGGTATTGCAATTGATGGTGGAAAGGACAGCCTTTCTATGGCTGCTCAGTGTGATGGAGAGGTAGTCAAGGCTCCTGGAAATCTTGTCATCAGTGCTTATGTGACCTGTCCTGATATAACTTTGACAGTTACTCCGGATTTAAAGCTTGGAAATGATGGCGTCTTGTTGCACATTGATCTGGCTAAAGGAAAACGTCGGCTTGGTTGTTCTGCTCTCACACAGGCATTTGACCAAATTGGAAATGACTGCCCAGACATAGAAGATGTTCCTTACTTGAAGAAAGTATTTGAGTCTGTTCAGGAATTGCTCGGTGAACGTCTTATTTCCGCCGGTCATGACATTAGTGACGGTGGGCTTATAGTTACTATTCTGGAGATGGCATTTGCTGGCAACTGTGGTGTCAACCTCAAAATTGACTTAAAAGACAGTGACCTTCTGCAAGCACTTTTTGCTGAGGAGCTTGGTCTTGTTATTGAAGTGCACTCAAATGATCTCGCTGCTGTGAAGCAAAAGCTTCAAACAGCAGGCGTTTCTGTTAACATAATTGGAGAAGTGAATACAACAGCAGAGATAGAGCTGGTTGTTGATGGTGAGGTGCGCCTGAAGGAAAGCACTTCAGACCTCAGGGATTTGTGGGAAGAAACAAGCTTCGAGCTTGAGGAGCTACAACGGCTGAAATCTTGTGTGAAGCTTGAGAAAGAAGGCTTAAAAAGCCGAACATCGCCTTCGTGGAATTTGTCTTTCACCCCCAAATTTACAGACAAGAAGCAACTGACTGCATCCTCCAAACCGAAGGTTGCCATCATCCGCGAAGAAGGAAGCAACAGTGATAGGGAAATGGCTGCTGCATTCCATGCTGCTGGCTTCGAACCATGGGACATTTCAATGTCAGACCTCTTGAATCAGAAGGCCTCTCTAACAGAATTCCGTGGGATTGCATTTGTTGGTGGTTTTAGCTATGCTGACGTTCTAGATTCAGCAAAAGGCTGGGCAGCGTCTATCAGGTTCAACCAGCCCCTCATACAGCAATTCCAGGAGTTCTATAACAGGCCAGACACGTTCAGCCTTGGAGTGTGCAACGGGTGTCAGCTCATGGCCCTTCTCGGTTGGGTGCCAGGACCAGATATCGGAGGTTCTCTTGGTACAGGTGGAGACATGTCCCAGCCAAGGTTCATTCACAATGAATCAGGCCGTTTTGAGTGTCGGTTTACCAGTGTGGCCATAGGGGATTCTCCTGCTATAATGTTCAGAGGTATGGAAGGCTCTAGCTTGGGCATTTGGGCTGCTCATGGTGAAGGGAGAGCCTTGTTCCCTGATGAAAATATTTTAGCTGGTATTGTTAACTCTAATCTGGCCCCTCTGCGGTATTGTGATGATGCTAACAATGCCACGGAGGTCTATCCTTTCAACCCTAATGGTTCTCCTCTTGGTATTGCTGCTCTTTGCTCCCCAAATGGAAGGCACCTTGCTATGATGCCACACCCAGAGCGTACCTTCATGATGTGGCAATATCCATGGTATCCGAAGGAATGGCAGGTTGATAAGGGTGGCCCAAGTCCTTGGTTGCGCATGTTCCAGAATGCACGAGAATGGTGCTCATAA